In the genome of bacterium, one region contains:
- a CDS encoding DUF4173 domain-containing protein, with amino-acid sequence MNFTLSKTLYTLLASLGLAIVFNFLFFYNQVGISVFIFVAVLLGVVFVFGRSQQLVAKDALQNSWWLIALIGLFSLMPAVRANGFLAFLNIVTVFGLLMVLAYHLVGVPAFMMKLRDYVVLAMLVPFRMLARMFASISFISQVRSNVKHRDVWIRVLKGIIMAVPVLIVFALLFSNADLAFSQFLNSVIDIQVEEVTMQYLALLGFAFIAGLSYLSFIFFPKPQASPIAQPADSAAKEGKAVEVMVFLGLIATLFIVFIGFQVTYLFGGEANIINAGFTYAEYARRGFWELLAVSIISLVVLFAAEKYSGSERKRHSRFLVPALILIGEVVIIIVSAFKRLSLYIDAYGITTQRFYVASFIALLLVLFVLLAVKFVRSKREQFFSFGALLTFAGFLAVINIINPDGFIMKSNIKHYEKTGKVDVLYTEELSVDALPYKLELYDRLHGEEKEVLRNSILNHKAGLSSGSSEWQAANLSRSQALNILRDF; translated from the coding sequence ATGAATTTTACGCTATCGAAAACTCTATACACCTTACTGGCCAGCCTCGGCCTGGCCATAGTCTTTAACTTTTTGTTTTTTTACAACCAAGTGGGAATTTCGGTGTTTATTTTTGTGGCAGTCTTGCTTGGGGTGGTATTTGTGTTCGGCCGCAGCCAGCAGCTCGTAGCTAAGGATGCTCTGCAAAACAGCTGGTGGCTGATTGCGTTGATTGGGCTCTTTTCATTAATGCCGGCCGTAAGAGCGAACGGTTTTCTGGCATTCCTAAACATAGTAACTGTGTTTGGCCTGCTGATGGTGCTTGCATATCACTTAGTTGGCGTACCGGCTTTCATGATGAAGCTGCGCGATTATGTAGTACTAGCTATGTTGGTGCCATTTAGGATGTTGGCTAGAATGTTTGCTTCCATCTCCTTTATCAGCCAAGTGCGCAGCAATGTAAAGCACCGCGACGTTTGGATCCGGGTACTTAAAGGCATAATCATGGCTGTGCCAGTTTTGATTGTATTTGCCCTGCTATTTTCTAATGCGGATTTGGCTTTTTCCCAATTTCTTAACAGCGTAATTGATATCCAGGTAGAAGAGGTGACTATGCAGTACCTGGCTTTGTTGGGTTTTGCTTTCATAGCCGGTTTGAGCTATTTGTCTTTTATTTTTTTCCCTAAGCCTCAGGCCAGCCCTATTGCGCAGCCAGCAGATAGTGCGGCTAAAGAAGGCAAGGCGGTCGAAGTAATGGTCTTTCTCGGCCTTATTGCTACTTTGTTTATAGTATTTATCGGCTTTCAGGTTACCTACTTATTTGGGGGAGAAGCTAATATCATCAACGCGGGGTTTACTTACGCGGAATATGCCCGACGGGGTTTTTGGGAGTTACTGGCCGTATCTATCATATCCTTGGTTGTGTTGTTTGCGGCAGAAAAATATTCTGGCAGCGAGCGAAAGCGACATAGCCGTTTTTTGGTCCCGGCTCTTATATTGATCGGTGAGGTGGTGATTATTATAGTTTCCGCGTTTAAGCGTCTGTCGCTATATATAGATGCTTATGGCATTACTACCCAACGTTTTTATGTGGCGAGCTTTATTGCTCTGCTGTTGGTGCTATTTGTATTGCTTGCTGTAAAATTTGTCAGGTCCAAGCGTGAGCAATTTTTTTCTTTCGGTGCATTGCTAACCTTCGCTGGTTTTCTGGCTGTAATAAATATTATCAATCCTGACGGGTTCATAATGAAGTCTAATATTAAGCATTATGAAAAAACCGGCAAGGTTGATGTTCTTTATACAGAAGAGCTTTCTGTTGATGCTCTGCCTTATAAGTTGGAACTGTACGACAGGCTCCATGGAGAAGAAAAGGAAGTGCTAAGGAATTCCATACTGAACCATAAAGCTGGGTTATCTAGTGGCAGCTCCGAGTGGCAGGCCGCAAACCTTTCTCGATCTCAGGCCTTAAATATACTTAGAGATTTTTAG
- the cls gene encoding cardiolipin synthase codes for MKKFIKTMKNLFQYAASALTAYRWWQVAFFIIGVVSVLSIIGALFFAKGSSPKYHYTNGPVPAVDSLDFPINLAHTVNAGLEEGGSVEILNNGDGFYPALLDSFRDAKKTINFSVYIWEDGEASDMILPVLLEKQKQGVQVRVLLDGLGSKNAPDDLFEELKASGAKVESYRTATFGKLTRYHRRNHRRSIVIDGKVGFTGGMAVSDSWLGNAQSPKHWRDMMFKVSGPMARSLQDAFVDHWASSSGEILLGEDIYPTAFEQPGSEIKFVHIASSPADDSQPMPKFLLLPMLAAKEKLYIATPYFVGDTDLMEVLRHKAHNGVDVRLMLPGKNIDNKMVRWGAQNYYQDLLEAGVKVYEYQPTFLHSKFFVVDDKMSVIGSPNLNSRSRRLDEENAMAIFDAGLAQQLSDIFVKDLELSQEQNYDQWKKRNPLIRFLQLTSRIISQQS; via the coding sequence ATGAAAAAATTCATAAAGACCATGAAAAATTTATTCCAATATGCGGCGAGTGCTTTGACTGCTTACCGTTGGTGGCAAGTTGCGTTTTTTATCATCGGCGTCGTGAGCGTACTAAGCATTATCGGGGCGTTGTTCTTTGCCAAGGGTTCTAGTCCAAAATACCATTACACCAACGGCCCGGTACCAGCTGTAGATTCCTTAGACTTCCCTATCAATCTGGCTCACACGGTTAATGCCGGCTTAGAAGAAGGTGGCTCTGTGGAAATTTTGAATAACGGAGACGGCTTCTATCCGGCGCTGTTAGATAGCTTCCGGGATGCTAAGAAGACCATCAATTTTTCTGTATACATTTGGGAAGACGGCGAAGCCAGCGACATGATCCTGCCAGTATTACTAGAAAAGCAAAAACAGGGAGTGCAGGTACGGGTCCTGCTAGACGGATTAGGCAGCAAAAACGCGCCTGATGATCTCTTCGAAGAGCTAAAAGCATCCGGCGCTAAAGTGGAGAGCTACCGAACGGCGACTTTCGGCAAACTTACCCGCTACCATCGCCGAAACCATAGGCGTTCGATAGTGATAGATGGAAAAGTCGGCTTCACGGGCGGCATGGCCGTGTCCGACTCGTGGCTGGGAAATGCCCAAAGCCCGAAGCACTGGAGAGATATGATGTTTAAAGTTAGCGGCCCTATGGCTCGCAGCCTGCAGGACGCCTTCGTCGACCATTGGGCCAGCTCCTCTGGGGAAATTTTGCTAGGAGAAGATATTTATCCGACTGCTTTCGAACAACCAGGTTCAGAAATTAAGTTCGTGCATATTGCCAGCTCCCCCGCTGACGATTCCCAACCCATGCCTAAATTCCTGCTCCTGCCCATGCTCGCGGCAAAAGAAAAATTATATATAGCCACGCCTTATTTTGTCGGCGATACCGACCTGATGGAAGTTCTTAGGCATAAGGCGCACAACGGTGTCGACGTCCGATTAATGCTGCCCGGTAAAAACATCGACAATAAAATGGTGCGCTGGGGAGCGCAAAACTACTACCAGGACTTGCTGGAAGCCGGAGTTAAAGTTTACGAATACCAGCCTACCTTCCTTCACAGCAAGTTTTTTGTAGTAGACGACAAAATGTCTGTAATCGGCTCTCCTAATTTAAACTCGCGCTCTCGCCGACTGGATGAAGAAAACGCCATGGCTATATTCGATGCCGGTCTCGCTCAGCAGCTTTCTGATATTTTTGTCAAAGACCTGGAACTTTCGCAAGAGCAAAATTACGATCAATGGAAAAAGCGCAATCCGTTAATTAGATTTTTGCAACTCACTTCGCGCATTATTAGCCAACAGTCTTAG
- a CDS encoding metal-sensitive transcriptional regulator, with protein sequence MAKSITDAQINIIKRIKTAQGHLGAVAKMVEKDNYCMDIINQNHAVIEALRKVNELILEGYLGECALDAVASKSAARRKEAVKELLKIYSKK encoded by the coding sequence ATGGCAAAATCAATTACCGATGCACAAATCAATATTATTAAGCGCATCAAAACTGCTCAGGGTCACTTAGGCGCCGTGGCCAAAATGGTCGAAAAAGACAATTACTGCATGGATATTATCAATCAAAACCACGCGGTTATCGAAGCGCTCCGCAAAGTTAACGAACTCATCTTGGAAGGATATTTAGGGGAGTGCGCTTTGGATGCCGTAGCGAGCAAAAGCGCTGCGCGCCGCAAGGAAGCCGTAAAAGAGCTATTAAAGATTTATTCGAAGAAGTAA
- the trxB gene encoding thioredoxin-disulfide reductase yields the protein MNETHKVIIIGSGPAGLTAGLYAGRAELQPLLFAGSQPGGQLTITTDVENFPGFPEGIQGPELMDKMTKQAERFGTKVIQESVTSVDFSSKPYKVKTEQNEYQTHSVIIATGAEVKWLGLENESRLRGHGVTACATCDGFFFKGLDVVVIGGGDSAMEEATFLTKFAKSVTIIHRRDEFKASKIMLKRAQENEKISFITNVTVVDILGEDSMTGIVVKDNNTGEERTIEAQGYFVAIGHAPAVTVFKDAGVELDDKGYIAQKRFTETNIPGVFVAGDVHDHRYRQAVSSAGEGCKAALDAEKYLTETLGE from the coding sequence ATGAACGAAACACACAAAGTTATTATCATCGGCTCCGGTCCAGCCGGTTTAACAGCAGGATTATATGCTGGTCGGGCAGAGCTCCAACCACTATTATTTGCAGGCAGCCAGCCTGGCGGGCAGTTAACTATTACCACAGACGTCGAAAACTTCCCTGGTTTTCCGGAGGGTATTCAGGGCCCAGAATTGATGGACAAAATGACTAAGCAAGCCGAAAGGTTTGGCACAAAAGTTATTCAGGAAAGCGTTACTAGCGTGGATTTTTCTTCCAAGCCTTACAAAGTTAAAACCGAACAAAATGAGTACCAAACTCACAGCGTTATTATTGCTACCGGTGCAGAAGTTAAATGGCTGGGGTTGGAAAACGAAAGCCGGCTCCGCGGCCATGGGGTCACTGCGTGCGCAACCTGCGACGGCTTCTTCTTTAAAGGATTGGATGTTGTAGTTATTGGCGGCGGCGATAGTGCTATGGAAGAAGCTACTTTCTTAACCAAGTTTGCCAAGAGCGTGACTATTATTCACCGCCGTGACGAATTTAAAGCATCGAAGATCATGCTTAAGCGTGCACAAGAGAATGAGAAGATTAGTTTTATTACCAATGTAACAGTAGTAGATATTTTAGGTGAAGATTCTATGACCGGCATAGTGGTAAAAGATAATAACACCGGCGAAGAGCGCACTATAGAAGCACAGGGTTACTTTGTGGCTATTGGTCATGCGCCGGCGGTTACTGTTTTTAAAGATGCTGGCGTAGAGCTGGACGATAAAGGCTATATTGCGCAAAAGCGTTTTACCGAAACTAATATTCCTGGAGTGTTCGTGGCTGGCGATGTGCACGATCACCGTTATCGCCAGGCGGTCAGTAGCGCAGGAGAAGGCTGTAAAGCTGCACTGGATGCAGAAAAATACTTAACCGAAACTTTAGGAGAATAA
- a CDS encoding Glu/Leu/Phe/Val dehydrogenase, with translation MTNNPFESAKAQLAQAAKVAGLDLKKVDQLNSPDRYIEVSIPVQMDDGSQRIFTGFRSQHNNARGAYKGGIRYHQDVNLDEVRALSFWMTFKNAVIDVPFGGGKGGIIVNPKELSEAELERLSRGYMKQMWRNFGPEVDVPAPDVNTNGQIMAWMRDEFEKITGTSAPGVITGKAVENGGSEGRTEATGFGGGYVLREALKAGLVAGATEDSGRKTIAIQGFGNVATYLAEYVKEHGFKIVALSDSKGGVYSEDGIDVGAAEAHKKSNGSLAGLEGTTEITNEQLLELDVDVLVPAALENVLTADNAEKVRAKFILEMANGPTTPEADEIFAKNGVAVVPDILANSGGVCVSYFEWYQNQNNEKWSKDDVLKKLDEHIVAAFKAVREAQEKYSTTMRTAAYIVASQRIIEKM, from the coding sequence ATGACAAACAATCCATTCGAATCAGCTAAAGCTCAATTGGCGCAAGCCGCTAAAGTTGCCGGTCTCGACTTAAAAAAGGTTGATCAGCTTAACAGTCCGGACCGTTATATAGAAGTCAGTATTCCTGTACAGATGGATGACGGCTCTCAGCGCATCTTTACCGGTTTTCGCAGTCAGCACAACAATGCGCGCGGTGCATATAAAGGCGGCATTCGTTATCATCAGGATGTAAATTTAGATGAGGTACGCGCCTTAAGTTTTTGGATGACATTTAAAAATGCAGTTATCGACGTGCCTTTTGGTGGCGGCAAAGGCGGTATTATTGTTAATCCCAAAGAACTTTCCGAAGCCGAATTGGAGCGCTTGTCTCGCGGCTATATGAAGCAAATGTGGCGTAATTTCGGTCCGGAGGTGGACGTGCCTGCACCTGACGTAAATACTAACGGCCAGATTATGGCATGGATGCGAGATGAGTTTGAAAAGATCACAGGCACCAGCGCTCCGGGTGTTATCACTGGCAAGGCAGTGGAAAATGGCGGCAGCGAGGGCCGTACAGAGGCAACTGGTTTTGGTGGTGGTTACGTGCTGCGTGAGGCGTTGAAAGCCGGATTAGTCGCCGGCGCCACGGAAGATAGTGGCCGCAAAACAATTGCGATTCAAGGATTTGGAAACGTCGCAACTTATTTGGCTGAATATGTCAAAGAACACGGGTTTAAGATTGTGGCTCTGTCCGACAGTAAAGGCGGTGTGTACAGCGAAGATGGGATTGATGTTGGTGCAGCCGAAGCGCATAAAAAGAGCAATGGTAGCTTGGCTGGCTTAGAGGGTACAACAGAAATTACTAATGAGCAATTGCTAGAATTAGATGTGGATGTGTTAGTTCCTGCAGCATTAGAAAATGTGTTAACCGCTGATAATGCAGAAAAGGTAAGAGCTAAATTTATTTTGGAAATGGCCAATGGCCCAACTACTCCGGAAGCAGATGAAATTTTTGCAAAGAATGGCGTTGCCGTGGTTCCTGACATCTTGGCAAACAGCGGAGGGGTATGCGTGAGCTATTTTGAATGGTATCAAAACCAGAACAATGAGAAATGGAGCAAGGACGATGTCCTTAAAAAGCTGGATGAACATATAGTTGCTGCGTTCAAGGCTGTGAGAGAAGCGCAAGAAAAGTACTCGACCACTATGCGAACCGCGGCTTATATTGTGGCTAGTCAGAGGATCATAGAAAAGATGTAA
- a CDS encoding FAD-dependent oxidoreductase has translation MYDTIIIGAGPAGMTAAIYTARRKLKTLVISKNIGGQMVWSADVENYSGFSVIAGADLTLKFEKHMESLKDDLEIKLDTEVVHIEKNITSFNVTDKFGNVYYAKTIIIAAGKEPKHLGVPGEKELFGKGVAVCATCDAPLYKDKRVAVVGAGNSAMDAIYALSKVAKQVFVMNINEDFSGEEALKDRILNMPNVKLYQNTKVTKIVGDKKVKAIGIATYGKDEEELAVDGVFIEIGYEPSVEFADLVDKNDKNEIKVNGDLATNIPGIFAAGDINDAWGEQIIIAAGEGAKAAMAVSNYLNKIK, from the coding sequence ATGTATGACACTATAATCATCGGCGCCGGCCCGGCTGGAATGACAGCAGCGATCTACACGGCGCGTCGAAAATTAAAAACGTTGGTGATTTCAAAAAATATCGGCGGGCAGATGGTTTGGAGTGCGGATGTAGAAAACTATAGTGGCTTCTCAGTGATCGCCGGGGCCGATTTGACTTTAAAATTTGAAAAGCATATGGAGAGCTTAAAAGATGATTTGGAGATCAAGCTCGATACGGAAGTGGTTCATATAGAAAAGAATATCACCAGCTTTAATGTCACCGATAAATTTGGCAATGTTTATTATGCAAAAACTATAATCATCGCCGCAGGAAAGGAGCCTAAGCACTTGGGTGTACCGGGGGAGAAGGAATTGTTTGGTAAGGGAGTGGCTGTATGCGCTACTTGTGACGCTCCTTTATATAAGGATAAAAGGGTGGCTGTGGTAGGAGCGGGAAATTCCGCCATGGATGCTATTTACGCTCTTTCAAAAGTTGCCAAGCAAGTGTTTGTAATGAATATCAATGAAGATTTTAGCGGAGAAGAGGCTTTAAAGGATAGAATTTTGAACATGCCGAATGTGAAGTTATATCAGAATACTAAAGTTACAAAGATTGTGGGCGACAAGAAAGTAAAGGCCATTGGCATTGCCACTTACGGAAAAGATGAAGAAGAGCTAGCAGTAGATGGGGTTTTTATAGAAATAGGCTACGAGCCGAGCGTTGAGTTTGCCGACCTCGTAGATAAGAATGATAAAAATGAGATTAAGGTAAATGGCGATTTGGCGACAAATATCCCTGGAATCTTTGCTGCAGGTGACATTAACGACGCATGGGGCGAGCAGATCATCATTGCCGCCGGCGAAGGCGCTAAGGCAGCCATGGCCGTAAGTAATTATTTAAACAAGATAAAATAA
- the efp gene encoding elongation factor P — protein MDLNDVKLGAVVLLNKEPFQVIWSNRMRTAQRKPVMQAKLRNVITGKVLEYNFKFGEKVEAADVTRENANFLYADAEGTHFMNNETFETIDFAKEITAEQEPFLIEGTKVMVLRFNGKPVSIELPIKVDLKVVESPPGITGNSGGNVTKPIKLETGLVVQAPMFIKEGEVVKIDTRDGAYVERVNS, from the coding sequence ATGGATTTAAACGACGTAAAATTAGGGGCAGTTGTGCTGTTAAACAAAGAGCCTTTCCAGGTTATCTGGTCTAACCGCATGCGCACTGCTCAACGCAAGCCAGTAATGCAAGCCAAGCTTCGCAATGTCATTACCGGCAAAGTACTGGAGTACAACTTCAAGTTTGGAGAAAAAGTCGAAGCTGCCGATGTGACCCGAGAGAACGCCAACTTTTTGTACGCCGACGCAGAAGGCACCCACTTCATGAACAACGAAACTTTCGAGACCATCGACTTTGCCAAAGAAATCACTGCCGAACAGGAACCTTTTTTAATAGAAGGTACCAAGGTTATGGTTTTGCGCTTTAACGGCAAGCCGGTATCCATAGAATTGCCAATCAAAGTCGATCTTAAAGTTGTTGAATCCCCTCCTGGGATCACTGGTAACAGCGGCGGCAATGTTACTAAGCCAATCAAATTAGAAACCGGATTAGTAGTGCAAGCTCCGATGTTCATTAAAGAAGGCGAAGTGGTTAAAATCGATACCCGAGATGGCGCTTATGTCGAACGCGTAAATTCATAA
- a CDS encoding 30S ribosomal protein S18, with amino-acid sequence MPRENNNRRNDKRNDAPVMKKVCYFCSNKISTVDYKDAQTLRRFMSPHAKIMGRNRTGSCPKHQRMITTALKRARHMALLPFVAA; translated from the coding sequence ATGCCAAGAGAAAATAACAACCGCCGTAACGACAAGCGCAACGACGCTCCAGTTATGAAGAAGGTTTGCTACTTTTGCTCCAACAAAATTAGCACCGTAGACTACAAAGATGCGCAGACTCTGCGACGCTTTATGTCCCCTCATGCCAAGATTATGGGCCGCAACCGCACCGGTTCTTGCCCTAAGCACCAGCGCATGATCACTACTGCTCTCAAGCGCGCACGCCACATGGCGCTGTTGCCTTTCGTAGCAGCTTAA
- a CDS encoding single-stranded DNA-binding protein: protein MDLNKVMIIGRLTRDPELRTTPAGASVCQLGLATNFVYNNQQTGQKVENVEYHNIVLWRKLGEIAAQYLKKGQRVYIEGRLQTRSWDDQQTGKKNYKTEIIADNMIMLDGGSGGNSSQGNNNAGNPMASGYNRPAANTNDQSFPTEELPTIQQGEDINVDDIPF, encoded by the coding sequence ATGGACTTAAACAAAGTAATGATCATTGGCCGCCTAACCCGTGATCCAGAATTGCGCACCACTCCAGCCGGAGCCAGCGTGTGCCAGCTAGGCTTAGCGACTAACTTCGTTTACAACAATCAACAGACTGGCCAAAAAGTAGAAAATGTCGAATACCACAACATTGTCTTATGGCGTAAGCTGGGTGAAATCGCAGCGCAGTACCTTAAAAAAGGCCAGCGCGTATACATCGAAGGCCGCCTCCAGACCCGTTCTTGGGACGACCAGCAAACTGGAAAAAAGAATTATAAGACCGAGATTATCGCCGACAACATGATCATGCTAGACGGCGGAAGCGGCGGCAATAGCAGCCAGGGAAACAATAACGCTGGAAACCCAATGGCCAGCGGTTACAACCGCCCGGCAGCCAACACAAACGACCAGTCCTTCCCTACCGAAGAACTACCTACTATTCAACAAGGCGAAGACATTAATGTCGACGACATTCCCTTTTAA
- the rpsF gene encoding 30S ribosomal protein S6 yields MPRYELMYILASSVSDDQVPETSKQIEQTVSDFGGNNLNHELLGKKKLAYQIGKTRNGHYGVINFDMEGKDLAALEAKIRTQKNTIIRHLVINIDEHLERLEKDRVVQSKIKRRPPEETVAAPTAESKPKPTKKTAPVSNEQLDEEIEKALSEEVQ; encoded by the coding sequence ATGCCGCGATACGAGTTAATGTATATTCTCGCGTCTAGCGTATCTGACGATCAGGTACCCGAAACCTCTAAACAGATTGAACAAACTGTTTCTGACTTCGGTGGTAACAATCTTAACCACGAATTGTTGGGTAAGAAAAAATTAGCTTACCAAATTGGTAAGACTCGCAACGGTCACTATGGCGTGATCAATTTCGATATGGAAGGCAAAGACTTAGCTGCTTTAGAAGCTAAGATTCGCACCCAGAAGAATACTATTATCCGCCATTTAGTTATCAATATAGATGAGCACTTGGAACGACTGGAAAAAGATCGAGTTGTTCAGTCTAAAATTAAGCGCCGCCCTCCGGAAGAAACTGTCGCAGCTCCAACTGCCGAAAGCAAACCAAAGCCAACCAAAAAGACTGCTCCAGTAAGCAACGAGCAGCTTGATGAAGAAATCGAAAAGGCTTTGAGCGAAGAAGTTCAGTAA
- the ychF gene encoding redox-regulated ATPase YchF: MSFQIGIVGLPNVGKSTLFNAITKSSVEAANYPFATIDPNVGVVPVPDDRLAKLAEQEKSKKIVPTTIEFVDIAGLVSGAHKGEGLGNQFLSHIREVDAILEVARLFNDNDIIHVNGSVDAKRDIETIGIELQLADLQNVEKRLVSNEKMVKSGDRDAKVRQGVLEKYKAALEAGKMANTVVLTDEEKKASKDVQLLTTKPFLLAANSTYNISTKKYESEDGKEITADILNNAEANTHFGDVILVDAKLETELAQLDDADRDEYLKELGLTASGLDKIITSAYKTLGLITFITAGEMESKAWTCPAGTKAPQAAGVIHTDFEHGFIRAEVIQWDKLLEAGGYVAAKEKGWLRVEGKEYVVQDGDVVHFRFAN, from the coding sequence ATGTCATTTCAAATTGGAATCGTTGGCTTGCCGAATGTAGGCAAGTCTACCCTATTTAACGCTATAACTAAATCCTCTGTCGAGGCTGCTAACTACCCTTTTGCGACTATCGATCCTAATGTCGGGGTGGTACCTGTTCCAGACGATCGCTTAGCTAAATTAGCCGAGCAAGAGAAAAGCAAAAAGATCGTGCCTACAACTATAGAATTCGTAGACATTGCCGGATTAGTGAGTGGCGCTCACAAGGGTGAAGGCTTAGGCAATCAATTTTTATCTCACATCCGAGAAGTCGACGCTATCTTAGAAGTCGCTCGACTGTTTAACGATAATGATATCATTCACGTTAATGGTTCTGTGGATGCCAAGCGCGACATCGAAACTATTGGTATCGAATTGCAGTTAGCAGATTTGCAAAATGTAGAAAAGCGCTTAGTCAGCAATGAAAAGATGGTAAAGAGCGGCGACCGCGATGCGAAAGTTAGACAGGGAGTTTTAGAAAAATACAAGGCTGCTTTAGAAGCTGGTAAAATGGCCAATACTGTTGTGCTTACAGACGAAGAAAAAAAAGCCAGCAAAGATGTTCAGCTGTTAACCACCAAGCCATTCCTGCTTGCCGCTAATTCTACTTATAACATCTCTACCAAAAAGTACGAAAGCGAAGACGGAAAGGAAATTACCGCCGACATACTGAACAACGCCGAAGCTAACACTCACTTTGGAGATGTTATTTTGGTTGATGCCAAGCTAGAAACGGAATTAGCCCAGCTAGATGATGCAGATCGAGATGAGTACTTAAAAGAGCTTGGCCTCACTGCCAGCGGCTTGGACAAGATTATTACCTCTGCTTACAAAACTTTAGGATTGATCACTTTCATCACTGCCGGAGAAATGGAAAGCAAGGCCTGGACATGCCCAGCAGGCACAAAGGCTCCTCAAGCCGCCGGCGTCATCCACACCGACTTTGAACATGGGTTCATACGCGCCGAAGTCATCCAGTGGGACAAATTGTTAGAGGCCGGCGGCTACGTTGCCGCCAAAGAAAAAGGCTGGTTGCGAGTGGAAGGCAAAGAATATGTCGTCCAAGATGGCGACGTGGTTCATTTTCGGTTCGCCAACTAG
- a CDS encoding HAD-IIB family hydrolase has translation MKVTNFKKLKPKKLFVFDLDDTLAESKTPMDAEMAGLIQELLKSHKMAVIGGGKYEIFKWQFIKELKAPAKLLKNLYLFPTCGSAFYRYNSGWKKVYAHLLSTKEKQQVRKAFDDVYEEMNYKHPKKVYGEILEDRKSQMSWSPLGQEIATVLGKKGVQLKAQWRSKYDHVRMEMAKRLAKHLPNLEVRVGGITTIDVTMKGIDKAYGVRQMEKQLKVKVKDMVYTGDAIFPGGNDYSALKTGIDYIKVKGPEDTKKVIRALLENR, from the coding sequence ATGAAAGTCACTAATTTTAAAAAGCTTAAACCAAAGAAATTATTTGTGTTCGACCTTGACGATACTTTAGCCGAATCCAAGACACCTATGGATGCGGAAATGGCCGGGCTGATTCAGGAATTATTAAAGAGCCACAAAATGGCAGTAATCGGGGGTGGGAAATATGAGATTTTTAAATGGCAGTTTATAAAAGAGCTCAAGGCTCCCGCGAAGCTGCTTAAAAATTTGTATTTATTCCCAACCTGCGGCAGCGCTTTTTATAGATACAATAGCGGCTGGAAAAAGGTCTACGCGCACTTGCTGTCTACTAAAGAAAAGCAGCAGGTTCGCAAAGCTTTTGATGATGTCTACGAAGAAATGAATTATAAGCATCCGAAAAAGGTTTATGGGGAAATTCTAGAAGATCGCAAATCGCAAATGAGCTGGTCGCCGTTGGGGCAAGAGATAGCGACGGTACTAGGTAAGAAAGGCGTACAGCTGAAAGCGCAATGGCGTTCTAAGTATGATCATGTGCGCATGGAAATGGCTAAACGCCTTGCTAAGCACCTTCCTAATTTAGAAGTCCGTGTTGGTGGCATAACTACTATCGACGTAACAATGAAAGGAATCGATAAAGCCTACGGAGTAAGGCAAATGGAGAAGCAGCTCAAAGTAAAAGTAAAAGACATGGTCTACACTGGCGACGCAATTTTCCCTGGCGGTAACGACTATTCCGCTTTAAAGACTGGAATCGATTATATCAAAGTAAAAGGCCCAGAAGACACCAAAAAAGTTATCCGTGCCTTATTAGAAAATCGATAA